One Rissa tridactyla isolate bRisTri1 chromosome 4, bRisTri1.patW.cur.20221130, whole genome shotgun sequence DNA window includes the following coding sequences:
- the AGRP gene encoding agouti-related protein, producing the protein MLNVLLLCCGLLQGIQAILAADLSRGHLQKGTGGLEGADRARYSSLLRKVKEVSAEPDGTLPRLGFEQMALEVQEADGDLMQRGGGMLEPQASSTEVQAAGREERSPRRCVRLLESCLGHQVPCCDPCATCYCRFFNAFCYCRKIGTSFPCGKN; encoded by the exons ATGCTGAACGTGCTGCTGCTATGCTGCGGGCTGCTGCAGGGCATCCAGGCCATCCTTGCCGCCGACCTCAGCCGTGGCCACCTGCAGAAGGGGACTGGTGGGCTGGAGGGGGCCGACAGAGCCCGTTACTCCAGCCTGCTCCGGAAAGTCAAGGAGGTGTCTGCCGAGCCAGACG GAACTCTCCCCAGGCTGGGGTTTGAGCAGATGGCCCTGGAGGTCCAAGAAGCTGATGGTGACCTCATGCAGAGGGGCGGCGGCATGCTGGAACCGCAG GCATCGTCCACAGAAGTGCAGGCTGCGGGCCGAGAAGAGCGTTCGCCCCGCCGCTGTGTCCGCCTCCTGGAGTCCTGCCTGGGCCACCAGGTCCCCTGCTGCGACCCCTGTGCCACCTGCTACTGCCGCTTCTTCAACGCCTTCTGCTACTGCAGGAAAATCGGCACCAGCTTCCCCTGTGGCAAGAACTAG
- the LOC128909533 gene encoding SNF-related serine/threonine-protein kinase-like → MAGAQGCGEGKIAGLYDLERTLGKGHFAVVKLARHVFTGQRVAVKVIDKSKLAGEAAGQLLQEVRCMKLVQHPNVVRLYEVIDTHAKLYLILELGDGGDMFDHIMRHEGGLSEARAKHYFAQIVHAISYCHKLHVVHRDLKPENVVFFQEQGVVKLTDFGFSNRFQPGKMLTTSCGSLAYSAPEILLGDEYDAPAVDIWSLGVILYMLVCGHPPFQEANDSETLTMIMDCRYTVPPHVSAQCADLISRMLQRDPKQRASLEQIEGHAWLQGVDPSPASRCLLPLTSHKRVSEEEHEIILQAMTCGNIADRDTIQEALEADRYNHITATYFLLAERMLREKQEKQGHRLSLVYNLAKEVQSRTNLSDTFGPVGSTSGLLPFTEVPGGLTTGSRLSLLPTGGDMGARQPPGTLLKVPAVDTAITKSTPALQQICEEEEEEDEEEEGRPSAMERKSSSLNQEQMRAFLRTRRLPGRGEVWGTGAELGGRGGRPGAAWAGKGVSGGQGPPAMRGDGAKPPRREEDTEPKGSVAEPPGERGAVPSPRSSSAGVPQVLGAETTPTDKSPGPGSPASPALGGTEGATENVIKLDPGKSKGASLRDRLLQIPLCEKALAFKIRPGSKESLLSLGQFNCCHVI, encoded by the exons atggccgggGCGCAGGGCTGCGGTGAGGGGAAGATCGCGGGGCTGTACGACCTGGAGCGCACCCTGGGCAAGGGCCACTTTGCGGTGGTGAAGCTGGCCCGGCACGTCTTCACCGGGCAGCGGGTGGCCGTCAAGGTGATCGACAAGAGCAAGCtggccggggaggcggcggggcagctTCTGCAGGAGGTGCGCTGCATGAAGCTGGTCCAGCACCCCAACGTGGTGCGCCTCTACGAGGTCATCGACACCCACGCCAAGCTCTACCTCATCCTGGAGCTGGGCGACGGCGGGGACATGTTCGACCACATCATGCGGCACGAGGGCGGGCTGTCGGAGGCGCGGGCCAAGCACTACTTTGCCCAGATCGTCCACGCCATCTCCTACTGCCACAAGCTCCACGTGGTGCACCGCGACCTCAAGCCCGAGAACGTGGTCTTCTTCCAGGAGCAAGGGGTGGTCAAGCTCACCGACTTTGGCTTCAGCAACCGCTTCCAACCCGGCAAGATGCTCACCACCAGCTGCGGCTCGCTGGCATATTCGGCACCTGAGATCCTGCTTGGGGACGAGTATGATGCCCCGGCTGTCG ACATCTGGAGCCTGGGGGTCATCCTCTACATGCTGGTGTGCGGCCACCCCCCCTTTCAGGAGGCCAACGACAGTGAGACCCTCACCATGATCATGGACTGCCGCTACACCGTCCCCCCGCACGTCTCGGCACAGTGCGCTGA CCTCATCTCCAGGATGCTGCAGCGGGACCCGAAGCAGCGAGCCTCCCTGGAGCAGATCGAGGGCCACGCGTGGCTGCAGGGGGTGGACCCGTCCCCCGCCAGCCGCTGCCTGCTGCCCCTCACCTCCCACAAGCGTGTCTCCGAGGAGGAGCACGAGATCATCCTCCAGGCCATGACCTGCGGGAACATCGCCGATCGGGACACCATCCAGGA GGCGCTGGAGGCCGACCGCTACAACCACATCACGGCCACCTATTTCCTGCTGGCGGAGAGGATGCTGCGGGAGAAGCAGGAGAAGCAGGGCCACCGCCTCAGCCTGGTCTACAACCTGGCCAAGGAGGTGCAGAGCAG GACCAACTTATCGGACACGTTCGGCCCCGTGGGCAGCACCAGCGGCCTCTTGCCCTTCACAGAGGTGCCAGGCGGCCTCACCACGGGTTCCcggctgtccctcctgcccaCTGGAGGGGACATGGGTGCCCGGCAGCCCCCTGGGACCCTGCTGAAGGTCCCTGCCGTTGACACTGCCATCACCAAGAGCACGCCGGCCCTGCAGCAGATCtgcgaggaggaagaggaggaggatgaggaggaggaggggaggccCAGTGCCATGGAGAGGAAGAGCAGCTCGCTCAACCAGGAGCAGATGCGAGCCTTCCTGCGCACCCGCCGCCTGCCCGGCCGCGGGGAGGTGTGGGGGacgggggctgagctggggggccggggcgggcgcccGGGGGCGgcctgggctgggaagggagtgAGCGGGGGCCAGGGTCCCCCAGCAATGCGGGGGGATGGAGCAAAGCCCCCCAGGAGAGAGGAGGACACAGAGCCCAAGGGCTCCGTGGCAGAGCCCCCCGGGGAAAGGGGAGCTGTCCCCTCGCCgcggagcagctctgctggggtcCCCCAGGTGCTGGGGGCAGAGACAACCCCCACCGACAAGTCCCCAGGGCCCGGGTCCCCTGCCAGCCCGGCCCTGGGGGGCACCGAGGGGGCGACAGAGAACGTGATCAAGCTGGACCCGGGCAAGAGCAAGGGCGCCAGCCTGCGGGACAGGCTCCTGCAGATCCCGCTCTGCGAGAAAGCCCTGGCCTTCAAAATCCGGCCAGGCTCCAAGGAGAGCCTCCTCTCCCTGGGGCAGTTCAACTGCTGCCATGTCATTTAA